A genomic stretch from Capricornis sumatraensis isolate serow.1 chromosome 4, serow.2, whole genome shotgun sequence includes:
- the LOC138079334 gene encoding basic salivary proline-rich protein 4-like — MLLILLSVALLALSSAQDLVSESSSEESLSIILDGTNSDSSSDKDFPQPPPDGPRGPPPGGPGEPPPRPPPNDGNGDEVPPPGTPLPGTPPPEPPLPGPHPPPGPPPPEEEPEQSPDEESPSK; from the exons ATGCTGCTGATCCTGCTCTCAGTGGCCTTGCTGGCCCTGAGCTCAGCTCAAGACCTGGTTTCTG AAAGCAGCAGTGAAGAGTCTCTGAGCATCATATTAG ATGGAACCAACTCAGACTCAAGCTCAGACAAGGATTTTCCCCAACCACCTCCTGATGGACCCAGAGGACCACCTCCTGGAGGACCTGGAGAACCACCACCTAGACCCCCTCCTAATGATGGAAATGGAGATGAGGTACCTCCACCAGGGACACCTCTACCAGGGACACCTCCACCAGAACCACCCCTACCAGGACCACACCCACCACCGGGACCACCCCCACCAGAGGAGGAACCTGAGCAGAGTCCAGATGAAGAGTCACCATCCAAGTAA